The nucleotide window ACCCCCTTCACTCTTTTTGGCCTTGAATTCACACTGGTAGAAGTTACACATCCAAATGTGTATACCTGCGGAGTTATCTTCTCTGATGGAAAGGTCAGGATAGGTTATACGTCAGATACAAATGAGCACCTCCCCGAAAAGACCCGGGGACTCTTAACCGGGATGGATCTCCTCTTTATCGACGGCCTCTTTCCTTCATCTTTCAAAAAAGTCGCCAAGCATCTTAACTACGAGGAAGCAGTGGATCTTGCCGGAGAACTCAAGGCCAAGGATTTTAGAGTTGTTCATATGAGCCATTACCTCCCATTCAACCTCCCTCATCAGGGCTATGATGGTGAACAATTCATCTTCTAAAGAGATGGCTGTAAGTTTATGAGTTTTGAAGACACACTAATCTGGAATGAATATAACCGTTCTTGAACTGAGTGAAGATAAGGTTAAAATTACCCTGATCGGTCAGGGGCATACGTTCATGAACGCCCTCATCAGTGAGATTCAGAAGGATCCAACTGTTGACGTAGCAAACTATGTCATTGAATTCCAATTCTCTGATCCGGTGCTTACCGTCACGACTTATGACAAAAAGGATCCGATTGCACCGATTGTCGCTGCATGTAATCGTCTCTCTGCTTCATGTAATGAACTTTTAAAAGACGTAGAAGCAGTAAAAAAATAACCTTATTTTCAGCCATTATGGCTGTTCTGTAAATATAATCGATCCAGATATCTTTGCTATCCTGACTTTTAGTTTCTGACCTGGTTTTGCACCTTTTACATACACAATATACTTACCGATCTTAGCGACTCCATCTCCACGACGTGAGGTAGACTCGATATTGACTTCAACAATGTTTCCAGGCTCAAGACTACTGGTTGCCATTTCAGTCTTCGCTTTGCGTTTCCTGACCGGCCGATGACTTCCACAGGCTTCACATTTGATTACCAGAACTCGATCATCCTTGAACAATTTTGTATCAGGTTTGCCACACTCAGAGCAGATGACATAATCATCAACATAACTCTTGATGAGCGGGCTGAACATTGACTCCTCAAATTTTCCGTTTAATATGATCCTGTTCCCATCGATCTTTCCGGCTGTACCAAGTTCGCCTAGGAAGAACTTCATGAGATGATCAGGGTCACGTCGGAGAGCACTGACAATATCGGTGAAATTTTCAAGGATGGTCGTTTTGCCCTCGATTGTAATTCGGGGTTCGGGATATGACCAACGCTCACCATCCTCGGAGGGCTCAGTCACCTCCTCGTATGCCTTATGTAACAGGGCCTCATATGAATCGACCATGGTACCTATCATTTCTCCCGGGAACGGGATAAATATGAGGCCTTCACCAAGTACAATTCACGGTTTTTTTGTGGTGAGACCTTTTTATCTGCAAATCTTACCGAGAATATCAGAAAAAATTAAACATGTTATTATTAGTAGCACCCTAATTAGGAGATTTCCGTGCCAATATCACCGTTTATTACTCATGGATACAATTCGATCTTTTTTCCCTCTATTTTTCAGACAGAACAATAGACAACCTATTAGTATCTCCAGTACTCAGATGTAGGAACCAGCTCAATCCCTACCATAAGAAAGGAGCGATGATCATAACAAAAAATGCAGAGCGGGCCTTTGTCAGGGAACTTCCCGATGTACAATCCACTACCCCGGACGTAAGAATTAATCTCACACGGGTGGGAGTTAAAAACGTCAAAAAGATGGTGGAGGTATCCCGTCCAGGAAAGCGCCCGGTCATATTTATATCAAACTTTGATATCTTTGTTGACCTGCCAGGAAGCCTTAAAGGAGCAAATCTATCACGTAATTTTGAAGTGATTGATGAAGTACTCCAGCAGGCAATTGAAGGAGAAGTCAAAGAGATCGAAGAACTGTGTAGTATGGTAGCCAGAAAACTTCTCGATAAACATGAGTACGCAGACAGAACAGAAGTCCTCATGCGAAGTGAGTTCATGGTTGCCGGCGAGACCCCGGTTACACGGACAATATGTCAGGAGGTTGTAAAGGTATTTGCCAGTGCAATAGCCAAGAGAACCTTTAAAGATCCTATTGTCCGTAAAAGTATCGGGGCTGAAGTTACCGGGATGACTGCCTGTCCCTGTGCCCAGAACATCATGCAGGAACGGGCACGGGAGGTCATGGAAGGGCTCAATATTGACACTGAAACTATTGAGAAGTTTTTCCATGAGGTCCCAATGGCTACTCACAATCAACGAGGAAGAGGATTCCTTTCTCTTGAGACTGATGATGAGAGCCATGTTCCACTCGATAAGATCATCAAGATATTAAAACAGTCAATGAGTACCCCCATCTTCGAACTTCTGAAACGGGGTGACGAGGGGCATGTGGTTCTTGCTGCACATAAAAACCCACGTTTTGTTGAAGACTGCGTAAGAGAGATGGCTCGTCGTGTTCACGCCGAGTTTGGTGACCTTCCAGGTGACTCGGTTGTGACAATAGCACAAGACAACGAAGAAAGTATTCATCAACACGATGCATTTGCCGAGCGGCAGGCTACAATTGCAGAGTTATCAGACGAGATCAATGGAGAAAACTCCTAATCTCATCCTAAAAGAAAGATTACAACAAAGATACAAACCAGAAGTATTAACCCGGTAGCAAGAATCATTTGTTTTCGGGTAATCATACCCGTCCGGTTAAGTTCATTTCGTATTACTGTGACATAAGCCTCATACCTGGGAAGTGACTCAATAATCTCGTTTAGATCTTCTTTTGTTACTTCATGGAAATGATGTGAACACTGATTTCGAAAGTTTACAAGCATGAGAAGATCCTGACGGGTCGCCGGATCGATCACATCATAATCTGAAAGACGTTTGAAGATTACTTTATTTCGTATCTCTTCTTCTGGACTTGCATATCCCCGATAGTAAACAGTCTCTCTTCCAAGATCAATCAGGCGATTTGCAAGAGCAAATAGCACCATCGATAATGCATAAAAATTTCGATGATCCCGATCCTGGCGTGTCTGCTGAAGACTGATACTCTTGGCGTCTCCAAGATACTGATAGATATCTGATATGATTTTACCCTGTTCTGGAGTGAGACCGTTATCCATATCTCCCATGTAGTTGGGCAGGGATCAGGATAAGCAGATCAGTAAACAAAATGTCGATAGTCTAGATCTCAAATATTCAACCTATCGAAAAAATATGCGGAATATTTTGCCTATTTCAAGCGCCAATCATTATTAATGACTTATATCAGAGAATGGTCCCAAAATGAAAGGGAAATTTTTAGTTCGAAAAAATTAAACAAATCCAATAATAAATGTATATAAAAATCTGATAAGTATTACACGAATAATTCAGATTGTTA belongs to Methanospirillum lacunae and includes:
- a CDS encoding DNA-directed RNA polymerase subunit L → MNITVLELSEDKVKITLIGQGHTFMNALISEIQKDPTVDVANYVIEFQFSDPVLTVTTYDKKDPIAPIVAACNRLSASCNELLKDVEAVKK
- a CDS encoding translation initiation factor IF-2 subunit beta, translating into MVDSYEALLHKAYEEVTEPSEDGERWSYPEPRITIEGKTTILENFTDIVSALRRDPDHLMKFFLGELGTAGKIDGNRIILNGKFEESMFSPLIKSYVDDYVICSECGKPDTKLFKDDRVLVIKCEACGSHRPVRKRKAKTEMATSSLEPGNIVEVNIESTSRRGDGVAKIGKYIVYVKGAKPGQKLKVRIAKISGSIIFTEQP
- the mptA gene encoding GTP cyclohydrolase MptA — protein: MIITKNAERAFVRELPDVQSTTPDVRINLTRVGVKNVKKMVEVSRPGKRPVIFISNFDIFVDLPGSLKGANLSRNFEVIDEVLQQAIEGEVKEIEELCSMVARKLLDKHEYADRTEVLMRSEFMVAGETPVTRTICQEVVKVFASAIAKRTFKDPIVRKSIGAEVTGMTACPCAQNIMQERAREVMEGLNIDTETIEKFFHEVPMATHNQRGRGFLSLETDDESHVPLDKIIKILKQSMSTPIFELLKRGDEGHVVLAAHKNPRFVEDCVREMARRVHAEFGDLPGDSVVTIAQDNEESIHQHDAFAERQATIAELSDEINGENS
- a CDS encoding HepT-like ribonuclease domain-containing protein, which produces MDNGLTPEQGKIISDIYQYLGDAKSISLQQTRQDRDHRNFYALSMVLFALANRLIDLGRETVYYRGYASPEEEIRNKVIFKRLSDYDVIDPATRQDLLMLVNFRNQCSHHFHEVTKEDLNEIIESLPRYEAYVTVIRNELNRTGMITRKQMILATGLILLVCIFVVIFLLG